GGAGTGACGGGAAGGGGCGGAGACATGGAAGTCTCGCGCGCTTCCGCGACGAGAACTACGCGAACGCGAATGCGAAGGAACTACGGGAGCCGAGCTGGATCAACGTGGGTCTCGCGAAAACGGTACCGCCTTCAGAGCCTGAAGGTAGCGCGTCCTTGGGCGCAGGAGGAGGGTGGTGTTTCCCCACGGCACTCAGAGTCAGTTCGCATCCCGCCGGTTCCCTCTGTGCACATTGTGCACCCGGCGCCTCCTGACCTCCCCGGCGGGGTGGTTTCACCCCCTCGTCGCGCAGGGCACGGGCTTGGGGAACCTAAGCGTTTAGGGACTAGAGGATAGAAGCAACCATTTTAAAGCATCTCTTCCCACCATTTTCTGCACCCACCAGAGAACCAGCCTTTATTGGTGCCGCAGAAAGCGCCACCTGCAAAACCCCGTTGTTCCTCCTCTCCTTGTACAAAGACGGCCGCAAAATGGACAAATCTAAATATACTTTGACTACAGAAGCTGGAGGTCACACCGCTGAGCAACAAGCAGGATCTGGCCTGTCCCGAAATACATGCAACAGCACCCCCAGGGAAAAACCCAAGTCCCCTCACAAAGAATGGACCGTGAGGCTCAAGTGTGGCAAATACTGCCTCCCTGAAGCAGCCTCTCTACCGTACTGAGAAGAGGTGTCTTCACAACaaaacacagaatttttaaaatacaaatttaaaaaatgtagtacAGGACTGGAGGTGcagcctagcatgcttgaggctctgggttccatccctagcaccaccaccccccaaaaaaaattacagtagaaCTGCAactggtgaagccagatttaaaattaggtaggtagtcagtgtagttaagtaaatcgggtctaatataatatcgagtgaaatctaaaatggaggccatgctgatgATTCTGagaaacaggacaactcatggaaaggccctaggccaaagtccaccccaaagaaatgttaatggaaccccgggaacagccccagcagatttggagatagcccatccaaaagaagtgttaatgaagtccttcctgcccagattacctgtgtcccacctacattccatcaccaaaactataaaaaggggagacaatccgcacttccacggattccacctcttgggtccccttcttcctctgggagaagtcttttctgctgtcctttaataaacttctaatttctactctgaccctgcctcagcgtgcttctttggtgttattcttcaacattggggaagcaaggactggccaacagcggtaacactggATAAGACCAAAGCTAAAACCCAGGAAGTGACCTTGGTTCTGCCAGCTGAGAACCATACAATCTGGGATCTGGCTCTCAATGGGCTGCTGTGGGACTCAGAAAAGACAATGGATTTGAAAGTGTTTTGTAAACTCTTGAGGCATTATTATTTCATGATTGGATAAAGAAGAGACAGCATTTGGTGACAAAGTTGTAAAGATAGATGTCAGGGAGGGCAATGGATGGGGACCAAGTTTGTAGCAGATGCTTCTAGGAAAACTCAGCAGTCAGTGGTGACGGTGGCTGAGAGCTCCTGGATGCGCCAGGCACTGCAGGCCTTGCACAAGATGTGCCCGTCCAGTGGGTAACAGCCCTGACATTCACCCTCAGAAGACAGCAACAGCCCACACTCCTGTTGGAAGAAGAAACAGTTTTCATCAGCCCCAGACTCTCAGACCCTTTCACCCTACCCAAACACACTTGTCCCTGAGAGCCCTTTGCTCTTACCCACACCCCCTCACCTCACACTTGTAACAGCCAATGTGAAAACTTCGATCCAGAGCAACGATTCTCACCGTCTCCTCCTGACCTGGCTCAGGCATGATGGCACCACCACACACTGAGCATCGTGGGGCAAACTTCCTGGCATGTGAGGGAACCAGGGAAGCTGTCAGGCCCCAGGGTTGTAGGGATTTCACAATGAGCTCAGAAAAGGTAGGGTATAGCAAGGAAGAGGACAGGCCAGAGACACAGTCTTGAGAAAGAGAGTGATGTCAAAGAGAGGAGAGACGTCCAGGGGCTGGAAATGGGAAGGGCCAGTCCTGGGACATGAAGCAGAGATAAGAGAGATGGGAAAGGTCAGACATCCTGAGGTTGGGTTGGGCCCAGGCCTGACCTGTGAAAGTCCTCAATGCAGTGGATCTGGCTGGTGGCATCCACTGTGAAAGGGATGCCATCTAGGCCACGGTGGCACACCACACAGGTGAAACAGCCAGGGTGGTAGGCCTTCCCCATAGCCCGCAGGATCCGGTCCAGGATGGGCTGGGAGCATGTGGAGCACTTCTCCAGGGTGGCCTGTTGGAAAAGAGGACAGGAATGTCAGAGCCATGACGGCAAGGAAGGTACCCTGTCAACCAGCCATTCATCTGTGTGTATCCTCTGCATATGATCCAATGAAAGGGGACTTGAGCAGATCTGAGTTCACATGCCAGCACCACAGACAAGgaacttaacctctctgagcttccacTTCCTATAGAACCAATCAGGAATCATCTGTGCCCCACAGGGTGTTGTGGGAATTTCCTATATTCACTTAACTCTAAAATGCCTCCCACGTGTAACGGACCCTTGTCCTTCCCCTCCAGCAGCCATTTAATTTAATTCCTCTCTCCTTCTTGCACAACAGGTGGGGTCCTCCAGCGTCCAGCCCCGTTCCTCTGAATAGATGCCCCATGTGCCGACTCTGGCACCCCTGACCCCAGCAGCTTACCACATAGCAGCTCTCGCAGTACGCCCTCCTCTCCACGGCATAGAAATGCTGGCCCCGGAGCTGGGCACGGCATGCGGAACATACAAAGCAGCCAACGTGGAAGATACGGTCgagggccacaaccccagccccatccccaaccaCATCTTCTCCACAGCCGCCACATCGACctgaggacagggagggatggagtcAGTCTGCACAGACCCAGGATGCCAGATCCACTGTCTCTTGCCTGTTCCCATGAGCTCACCAAAGTACTCCCCGCTGGGGGGATGGCTCATGTCGTGCACCATCTTCTTAGTCAGTCTTTCCAACTCCTCCTCTGGAGGCTGGCTTAGAGGGACCTGGAGGTGGGAATCAGAAGGATTCACTGCTACCACTAGTCCCCAATGCTAAAAACACGCCCAAGGTCAGCCAGGCCATTCCAGCTAGAGAGCGCCTCTGAGAGCATCTCAGCCCAGGAGCCAGTGGGCGGCTCCCCTCCCCTCTAGATGTCCTTAACCTCTGATTCTATTCAAAAACCAAGACCTTCAACAGCTCCCAGCCACACCCCCACATCAGTGTCCAGTTGTCTACAAAGCCCCCATACCCCCATGCCCCAGGCTTACCTGGGGCCCATGCCCGCCTCCTCGTCCTCTTCCTGCAGAGCCAGAGACCCCAGCAGCCTCCTCCTTACCCCCTGGCCCTGGCTCGCGGTGGCTCCTATAGCCAGCCCCCCAGACTTCACTTCGGCCTGGGAGAGGAAAGTGGGGGCCTGGGAGGGGCCCAGAGGCCTGAGAGGCCCCCCGCCTGGGCGGGCCGCAGCCTCTCACAGGTTGTGCCACCTTCACTTGCACGGGAAAGGCAGGGCCTGCTGGGGTGCTGGCGGTAGCGTAGGAGGCCGGAGTGGGGCCTCCATAGGGGGAtgctgggagagggaggggtggagCACCCCCTCCATTGGGCTTCAGGGAGCCTGGGCGGTAGGCAGGGGGCTGAGAGGGCTCATAAGCCTGGGGAGAGAGGCAGAGCAGAAGCATGAGCAAGGCCCAGGCCACGTGCAGGCCCCCAGGGAAGCACTGCCACCCACAGAGGGGGGCAGATTGGGGCTAAGAGTGCTGAGAGGCAGGCTGGGAAGCAGGGGCAGGGACAGGAATGGGGGAGTCACCTGTCGGTCTGGTCGCCTTGGAGTATGGCCCCGACCTCCGTCCAGTTCAGCCAGCATGCTGGTCAGTGAATCTATCTCAGCATCCAGACTTCCTGGGCGCAGGCCCCCTCTGTCTGGGGGGAGCCCCTGGGGATGGAGCTAAAGCAAGGAGAATGCAGGTCACAGTGTCTTCTCTCTAGCCCTAGGTCCTGCTCACCCTCagctcgggggggggggggggggggttcccctGCACACCCCATTCCAACCCGGGTTCTCACCTGGGAACGCTGAGATGCTCCATGGGAACCCACCCAGGTTGGCCCCCGATCCTCTGATCCCCCGGGGGGCTGGTAACACTGCTCAGATGGGAGGGGGCAAAAATTGACCCTGGGGTGAGGCTGGAGTGCTGAAGTGAGGGAAGAAAGACCAGAGGTGGGGATGGAGGAAAGGAGGGTGCACCCTCTAGGAGGCCGTCCTCTCCACCTCTCTCCTCCCAGGGCACCTAGGAACCCGCGGAGGGCTGGGTAGCTGGCCACAGCTGACCTGGGGAAGGGACAGCAGGAAGCAGGCGGGGCAGGGGCAAGGGCTGGTGAGCAGAGGTGAGTGTGGGTGGCCGGTGGCTTTTTGGGAGCCTCCTTACCTGCTCCTTGGGCTGGTGGAGGCCCGGAAGCGCCTCGGGAAAGCACTCTCCCCTGAGGGGCTCTGGCGGGCTCCGGCTGCCTAGGGGGGAGCCAGGTGGGCCCCGACATGGCCTGGAACTGGGACTCCGGACAGCAATCAGGGCCCCACAGAGCACTGGGACAGTGGCCCAGACCCCTCCTCTTCCGTCCCACACCTCTTTCGGGACTCCGGGAAAGAAActtttttctggctttttttttttttcccttcctccccaaTTTTGGGGATGGCCACGCCCCAGGTGACGTCACCACATTCCTGGGGGAGGGTCACGTGGGCCCCTAGGCCCTAATCTGCGGTCCCTCCCCGAGTCGGCCCCCTCCTGCCCAGAGGGGAGGGCTCTCCATCGGAGCTAAGTCACCGGGGGCTGCAGGCAGCTTGGGGTGGGAAGCGCAGGCCGCGCCAGCCTCCAAGTCCAAGGACTCCCCCCAGGCCCGGGGCCCCAGCTCTGCACGTGGCAGCCTCCTTGTGGGTTGCTGGAAGCTCCGGGTCTCCACCCCATCCagacccctcccttcccaccgCCTCCCTCTCACCTACCCGCCAGCAGTGCTCAGCCAGACCTTAGTGTTTCGGTCTTTTATTCATGGTCAGcagagttagaaaaataaaacagaactagAACATCACCACCCCAGGGGCCAGTGTGTCTGTCACGAGGATGGGGACACTGAGGTAGCCTAGAGTCGCAGAGGAGACCAGCCCCTCCCGTCAAGGCACCAGTGAAGGGAGAAGCCCAGCTGGGGAGAAGGGCTGCAGATGCTGACCCCTGCTCAGTGGGGACAGCTACCCAGCATTAGTGCACTAGGTCCCTCTCTCAAAGAACACTGGGCCATCCAGAACTCAGCATCTGCTTAAAACATCTGCTAGGTTCTATGACCCAAGGTCCCGGCCAGTGGGAGGCGGATCGTCCGTTAATCAGGATGAGCAAGGGCTTTCACTAGCCACCTAGAGCCTCAGAGGTCAGTGCAGGTGACAGGGGTGACACCATGAATGAGCAGCGTGGGGCCCAGGTCGCGACTCAGTATCTCCAGCAGTGCCAGGTAGCGGGGGTAGCGGGCAGGATCAGCAGGCGGCCGAGGCAGGTACAGGAAGGTAAGGGCTGTGGCAGGACCTTGGTCCCCACCCTCAGGCCCCCCAGGCCCTCCTCCAGAGCCTTGACCCTGCTGGGCCCGCACCAGGGTGTTGGCGCTACAGGCCAGGGCCTCGGCTTCAGCTTCACCCCGCCCACCGTTCACAaagtccccttcctcctcctcctctggcgacccagccccagcaccctcACCCCACACCACCTCCTGCACCTCAGCCCGGATCCTCAGTTGGCTCAGCAGTGCCCGGAGTCGCCCCTCAGCCGCCCCAGGGGCCTCCTGAGGCCCCAAGCACAGGAAGATCCGGAGCCGGGCACTGTGCCAGGCAGGCACCATTCCTAAGATGGTCGCCATCTGCAGCAGGAAGAGGCCACACACATCCACATAGCCAGGCCCACCCCGGGGCCGCAGCAGGTTGAGGGGCCACACGTCCACATGATGAAGCTGAGCGGTGCTCCAGGACCCCCGGCTCAGCCGCTCTGGGGGCAAGGCCCCACAGGCCCGGGCCAGAACCACATTCTTGTTCATCTTGAGGGCATCTGCCATGGTGGCCACATAGTCCTGGGGGCTGAGAGCCCGGGGGCTCCCAGGAGCCCGGGGTGGGGGGAACAGGGTGCTCAGGGCAGGAGACCCACCCTCCCTGGTGCCATCCGCAGGCTCAGAGAATGCTGGGTCTGTGAGGAAATGGTCCTGTGGGGGAGCATCATCATAGAAACCTAGGACCAACGTGTTGGGCTTCATGCCGCCTGGGGGCAGAGAGGGGGAGGCAGAAAGGAACAGACAGGAATCAGGCTGAGTTTACTGCACGCTGATCCGCACCCACTCACACACGCTGTCATCAACGTGTGTCAGCCATAAGGTATTAGGTCCCTGCTGCACCAGGGCCATTATGGTGCAAACATGACGCATGCTTGGAGAATGACTTAGTTTTCCTAAACACTTTCACATGCATCTATTTGATTATCTCCATGGCTAATCTTCTCCCCTTAAATAGACAAAGTTCACCTCAGGATTCTTTTAACTAATTAGTGTTTGTGATGCCGGGGACCCCAGCTGTTACCCACTGCAAGCCAAAAGCAGCACACCTTTCTCAGGATGGGAAATGAGAATTGAACTCCACCCAGCAAACCAGACACCCTGGTCATTCAAGCACAGGGTCTCAACCCCAGAGAAACAGCACCCCAGGCCCCACAGGGGGGAGGATCAGAAAAAGTGCTGGGCTCTGCCTTTTGCTTGTATTACTGCAAAGCCCTGAGAATGGTGATCCATAGCCTggccctgaaaaaaaaagagctaatatCTGCATGAAagctctttgtatttttcttcctttgagccTTGAAGTAAAGCTATGAGATAGATACTATTTATCGCCCCCTTGAACAGAGAAGGAACCCGAGGCCCCACGCGGTGAAGTCACTGGCCCAGAGCCTCACACTGGTGAGTCCCAGGGCAAACAGACAAACACAGTCCACCCACACCAGAGGTCGTTCTCTGGGCCACCAAGCTGGGTGTGGATGACTTCAACAACCCAAGTCTCTACCCATAgcttctggtttttaattttggaaCCACCAGTGTGCATTCGGGTTATTACCCCCCTTCAACAGGGCTAAGTTTACAGCCAGACTCAAGAAACCTCTTCTGCCAGGtgcggtgatgcacacctgtaaccctagcagcttgggaggctgaggcaggaggatcgaaagttcaaagccagcctcagcaacttagtgaggccctaagcaacttaggaagatcctgtctctaaataaaatattaaaaggactggggatgtggctcagtggttaaatgcccctgggttcaatcccttgtacaaaaagagagagagagagagagagagagagaccgagACCTCTTCTAAAACCCCTTCTCATGAAATAAATGGCTCAAAATCTTTGAGATCAAATCCTACATGCTCAGGGAGTTTACAGAGGAAGTCCTTTCCCTCTTGTTGGAAGCATCTTCCACAGGAGAAGTTTCATGAACACACGAATACAATGGTCTCTCTGAACAAAAGCAAGAAAGACCACACTCTCAGATGCTGGGATGGGGGTCTCAACATACTTGGTACTGTCCCTAAATCTCTCAGCAAGCAGGAAGTACGACTGATCTTACAAATCAAACTAGTCACAACCCCTCCTGAGCATTTTCCTGGGTTCTGATTCACACCAAGCAGGGCAATGTCCAATGCTGTTGAACTTTAGCCAGATTCTAAACAGAGGAGGAGGTGTGCACCCAGGTGACAGACACTACTAGTCTTGGGAttaagggagaaggaggaggctgaGCATGGATTCAGAGGAACCTGAGGTACAAGGCTGGAAACCTC
The sequence above is drawn from the Urocitellus parryii isolate mUroPar1 chromosome 9, mUroPar1.hap1, whole genome shotgun sequence genome and encodes:
- the Trip6 gene encoding thyroid receptor-interacting protein 6 isoform X2 encodes the protein MLAELDGGRGHTPRRPDRQAYEPSQPPAYRPGSLKPNGGGAPPLPLPASPYGGPTPASYATASTPAGPAFPVQVKVAQPVRGCGPPRRGASQASGPLPGPHFPLPGRSEVWGAGYRSHREPGPGGKEEAAGVSGSAGRGRGGGHGPQVPLSQPPEEELERLTKKMVHDMSHPPSGEYFGRCGGCGEDVVGDGAGVVALDRIFHVGCFVCSACRAQLRGQHFYAVERRAYCESCYVATLEKCSTCSQPILDRILRAMGKAYHPGCFTCVVCHRGLDGIPFTVDATSQIHCIEDFHRKFAPRCSVCGGAIMPEPGQEETVRIVALDRSFHIGCYKCEECGLLLSSEGECQGCYPLDGHILCKACSAWRIQELSATVTTDC
- the Trip6 gene encoding thyroid receptor-interacting protein 6 isoform X3 yields the protein MSGPTWLPPRQPEPARAPQGRVLSRGASGPPPAQGAVLPAPRGIRGSGANLGGFPWSISAFPDRGGLRPGSLDAEIDSLTSMLAELDGGRGHTPRRPDRQAYEPSQPPAYRPGSLKPNGGGAPPLPLPASPYGGPTPASYATASTPAGPAFPVQVKVAQPVRGCGPPRRGASQASGPLPGPHFPLPGRSEVWGAGYRSHREPGPGGKEEAAGVSGSAGRGRGGGHGPQVPLSQPPEEELERLTKKMVHDMSHPPSGEYFGRCGGCGEDVVGDGAGVVALDRIFHVGCFVCSACRAQLRGQHFYAVERRAYCESCYVATLEKCSTCSQPILDRILRAMGKAYHPGCFTCVVCHRGLDGIPFTVDATSQIHCIEDFHRKFAPRCSVCGGAIMPEPGQEETVRIVALDRSFHIGCYKCEECGLLLSSEGECQGCYPLDGHILCKACSAWRIQELSATVTTDC
- the Trip6 gene encoding thyroid receptor-interacting protein 6 isoform X1 — encoded protein: MSGPTWLPPRQPEPARAPQGRVLSRGASGPPPAQGAALQPHPRVNFCPLPSEQCYQPPGGSEDRGPTWVGSHGASQRSQLHPQGLPPDRGGLRPGSLDAEIDSLTSMLAELDGGRGHTPRRPDRQAYEPSQPPAYRPGSLKPNGGGAPPLPLPASPYGGPTPASYATASTPAGPAFPVQVKVAQPVRGCGPPRRGASQASGPLPGPHFPLPGRSEVWGAGYRSHREPGPGGKEEAAGVSGSAGRGRGGGHGPQVPLSQPPEEELERLTKKMVHDMSHPPSGEYFGRCGGCGEDVVGDGAGVVALDRIFHVGCFVCSACRAQLRGQHFYAVERRAYCESCYVATLEKCSTCSQPILDRILRAMGKAYHPGCFTCVVCHRGLDGIPFTVDATSQIHCIEDFHRKFAPRCSVCGGAIMPEPGQEETVRIVALDRSFHIGCYKCEECGLLLSSEGECQGCYPLDGHILCKACSAWRIQELSATVTTDC